In one Deltaproteobacteria bacterium HGW-Deltaproteobacteria-4 genomic region, the following are encoded:
- a CDS encoding tRNA (guanosine(37)-N1)-methyltransferase TrmD — protein sequence MRFDLLTLFPSMVESPFAMSILGKAVERGIIDIRAWYLRDWAEGRHKVTDDIPYGGGNGMVLKPEPVARALQKLKEETPQSKVLLMSPQGQRFDQQEAAKLSQETGLIFVCGRYEGFDERIRSMVDAEYSIGDFVLTGGELPAMVMIDAIARLIPGVLGNCNSAVTDSFADGLLEHPHYTRPQEFNGMKVPEALLSGDHARIARWRRTEQLRRTWLRRPELLESAELSAEDKKFLADMVQEKESSSPC from the coding sequence ATGCGCTTTGATCTGCTCACCCTCTTCCCGAGCATGGTCGAATCTCCCTTTGCCATGAGCATTTTAGGGAAAGCGGTAGAACGTGGCATCATTGACATCCGCGCCTGGTATCTACGGGATTGGGCTGAGGGCCGCCATAAAGTCACCGACGACATCCCCTATGGTGGCGGAAACGGCATGGTCCTTAAACCGGAACCGGTGGCGCGGGCGCTGCAGAAACTGAAAGAAGAGACGCCGCAATCAAAAGTCCTGCTCATGAGCCCGCAAGGGCAGCGATTCGATCAGCAGGAAGCAGCGAAGTTAAGTCAGGAAACCGGCCTTATCTTTGTCTGCGGCCGCTACGAAGGATTTGACGAGCGCATCCGCTCCATGGTCGACGCCGAATACTCTATTGGCGATTTTGTCCTGACTGGCGGGGAATTGCCGGCCATGGTCATGATCGATGCTATTGCCCGACTCATTCCCGGTGTTCTTGGCAATTGCAACAGTGCAGTCACCGACTCTTTTGCCGACGGACTCCTTGAGCACCCGCATTATACGCGACCACAGGAGTTCAACGGAATGAAGGTTCCCGAAGCCCTCCTCAGCGGCGACCATGCCAGGATTGCCCGGTGGCGGCGGACCGAACAGTTAAGACGCACCTGGTTACGGCGCCCGGAACTACTCGAAAGCGCTGAACTCTCTGCTGAGGATAAAAAATTCCTCGCGGACATGGTGCAGGAGAAGGAAAGCTCCAGTCCGTGTTAA